Proteins from a single region of Amycolatopsis sp. CA-230715:
- a CDS encoding nitroreductase family deazaflavin-dependent oxidoreductase, whose amino-acid sequence MVLSKRVARFNRVVTNRVGKRVAGSLPGFGIVAHRGRRSGKEYRTPVNVFRRDGAYVVALTYGPDADWVKNVLADGGCVLHTRGRAVRLYSPEVVHDESRGAMPPGVRQFLGVIAVRDFLWLAEHPPAA is encoded by the coding sequence ATGGTTCTTTCGAAGCGGGTAGCCCGGTTCAACCGGGTCGTGACGAACCGGGTCGGCAAGCGCGTCGCGGGCAGCCTGCCGGGTTTCGGGATCGTGGCGCACCGGGGCAGGCGTTCGGGCAAGGAGTACCGCACGCCGGTGAACGTCTTCCGCCGCGACGGCGCGTACGTCGTCGCGCTGACCTACGGCCCCGATGCCGACTGGGTGAAGAACGTGCTCGCGGACGGCGGGTGCGTGCTCCACACGCGAGGGCGCGCGGTACGGCTCTACTCGCCGGAGGTCGTGCACGACGAGTCGCGTGGTGCCATGCCGCCAGGGGTCCGGCAGTTTCTGGGCGTGATCGCGGTGCGGGACTTCCTGTGGCTCGCGGAGCACCCGCCCGCGGCTTGA
- a CDS encoding MBL fold metallo-hydrolase, with protein sequence MDSIVLGDVEVVRIVEWHGRILTPATLVPDSPEELWRANESWLAPEFWDPAEDACVGAVQTWVLRSEGRTVLVDTGVGNDRDRPQIPVFDHLRTDFLDRLALAGVAPEDVDVVVNTHVHYDHVGWNTFANDGGWAPTFPNATYLIPRADNEFFDPRNAHRRPPPRDEQERLRRVGGEIVFEDSIAPIHREGRAVLWEGSYRIDRNLSLEAAPGHTPGSSVLRLSSGTDRAVFVGDLLHSPVQILHPEHNSCFCEDPVEAAETRHRVLARAADLRELVVPAHFGGHGAAEVRRDGSRFRIGEWAAFSPAA encoded by the coding sequence ATGGACAGCATCGTGTTGGGTGACGTCGAAGTCGTGCGGATCGTCGAATGGCACGGCCGGATCCTCACCCCGGCCACCCTCGTCCCGGACAGCCCCGAAGAACTGTGGCGCGCCAACGAATCCTGGCTCGCCCCGGAGTTCTGGGACCCGGCCGAAGACGCCTGCGTCGGCGCCGTGCAGACCTGGGTCCTGCGCAGCGAGGGGCGGACCGTCCTGGTGGACACCGGTGTCGGCAACGACCGCGATCGGCCGCAGATCCCGGTGTTCGACCACCTGCGCACGGATTTCCTCGACCGGCTCGCCCTCGCCGGAGTCGCCCCGGAGGACGTCGATGTCGTGGTCAACACCCACGTGCACTACGACCACGTCGGCTGGAACACCTTCGCCAACGACGGCGGCTGGGCGCCGACGTTCCCCAACGCGACCTACCTGATTCCCCGCGCGGACAACGAGTTCTTCGATCCCCGCAACGCGCACCGGCGGCCGCCACCGCGCGACGAGCAGGAGCGGCTCCGGCGGGTAGGCGGTGAAATCGTCTTCGAGGACAGCATCGCGCCGATCCACCGCGAGGGCAGGGCCGTGCTGTGGGAAGGGTCATACCGGATCGACCGCAACCTGAGCCTCGAAGCGGCACCGGGGCACACGCCCGGCTCGTCCGTGCTGCGACTCTCCTCCGGCACCGACCGCGCGGTGTTCGTCGGCGATCTGCTGCACAGCCCGGTGCAGATCCTCCACCCGGAGCACAACAGCTGCTTCTGCGAAGACCCCGTAGAAGCAGCCGAGACCCGGCACCGGGTGCTCGCGCGCGCCGCCGATCTCCGCGAACTGGTGGTACCGGCCCACTTCGGCGGGCACGGCGCGGCCGAAGTCCGCCGCGACGGCAGCCGCTTCCGGATCGGCGAGTGGGCCGCGTTCTCCCCCGCGGCCTGA
- a CDS encoding family 43 glycosylhydrolase: MTVLPRRLLAAALVTAALQVGGGPPAAAAETGGTYANPVVAPVADTFADPAVIRGKDGYWYAFGTSDPLRSGEHRRHLFPILKSPDLVHWSYAGGTFTAATRPAWAAAGAGLWAPDIRYADGRYLLYFTVTDTVLNPGGDSAIGVATAPTPLGPWTDSGAPVVPPRPNGTGGYLWTFDPAMATGDDGTRWLYYGSYEGGLSVVPLSPDGLRTAGSATKVTIEGRYEGAYVVHRDGWYYLFGSASNCCAGPTTGYSVFAGRSRAPTGPFTDRDGVPLLASRAGGTPVLQPNGNTWVGTGHNAVVTDDAGQDWIVYHAIDRAKPYLDEPYGVNRRPMLVDRLDWVDGWPTARAGAGASTGPQRAPVTGGVLADRFDSDTGNWRPATGWSVAPGADPDSGGLLRHDGAAGSTDRIDAVRPLPGAVRVGVDVRLTGESAGIALARGLTATIDRTAGGLVVDVFTGTRHDVRFSPLPKGFRYDRWHVLSAEVSGDRTLVSVGEGALGDPIVAQERRAPAIPPGRFALTARGDAEFDNVTAARAARPVRETEAPPRVGRFDARHSDEFDAPLGGAWRWVRPDPVAMAADGALRWPTQAADLVGTRNDASVLLRDAPRGDYVVETRLRLDLGTDTARDFEQAGLIAYRNDDDFARLCEVTIGPTRQIEFGREIPYAAKLSYGGMALTAPGEVTWLRLAHTVDRATGEHHFRAASSTDGSTWRWGGTWTFGAGDDPGIGLVSHGGATPPATALFDYFRVYR; encoded by the coding sequence ATGACCGTCCTTCCTCGAAGACTCCTGGCCGCCGCGCTGGTCACCGCCGCGCTCCAAGTCGGCGGTGGCCCGCCCGCGGCGGCGGCCGAAACCGGTGGCACGTATGCGAATCCGGTCGTCGCCCCGGTCGCGGACACCTTCGCCGACCCGGCGGTCATCCGCGGCAAGGACGGCTACTGGTACGCCTTCGGCACGAGCGATCCCCTGCGGTCGGGCGAGCACCGGCGGCATCTCTTCCCGATCCTGAAATCCCCCGATCTCGTCCACTGGTCCTACGCCGGTGGCACCTTCACCGCGGCGACCAGACCGGCATGGGCGGCCGCGGGAGCCGGGCTGTGGGCACCCGACATCCGGTACGCCGACGGACGGTACCTCCTGTACTTCACGGTGACGGACACCGTGCTGAACCCCGGCGGCGACTCCGCCATCGGGGTGGCGACCGCGCCGACGCCGCTCGGCCCGTGGACGGACAGCGGCGCCCCCGTCGTACCGCCACGTCCGAACGGGACCGGTGGCTACCTGTGGACGTTCGACCCGGCGATGGCCACCGGTGACGACGGCACCCGCTGGCTCTACTACGGCTCGTACGAAGGTGGCCTCTCCGTCGTCCCGCTCTCCCCCGACGGCCTGCGCACGGCGGGATCCGCCACGAAGGTCACCATCGAAGGCAGGTACGAAGGCGCGTACGTGGTGCACCGCGACGGCTGGTACTACCTCTTCGGGTCCGCGTCGAACTGCTGCGCGGGCCCGACCACCGGGTACAGCGTGTTCGCCGGCCGCTCGCGCGCGCCGACCGGCCCCTTCACCGATCGCGACGGCGTGCCGCTGCTCGCGTCCAGGGCGGGCGGAACCCCGGTGCTCCAGCCGAACGGCAACACCTGGGTCGGCACCGGGCACAACGCGGTCGTCACCGACGACGCGGGCCAGGACTGGATCGTCTACCACGCCATCGACCGCGCCAAGCCGTATCTCGACGAGCCGTACGGCGTCAACCGCAGGCCCATGCTCGTCGACCGGCTCGACTGGGTGGACGGCTGGCCGACGGCGCGGGCGGGCGCGGGCGCCTCGACGGGGCCGCAGCGCGCGCCGGTGACCGGCGGTGTACTGGCCGACCGGTTCGACTCGGACACCGGGAACTGGCGGCCCGCCACGGGCTGGTCCGTCGCGCCGGGAGCCGATCCCGATTCCGGCGGGCTGCTCCGGCACGACGGCGCGGCGGGCAGCACGGACCGGATCGACGCGGTGCGACCGCTTCCCGGTGCCGTCCGCGTCGGCGTGGACGTCAGGCTCACCGGGGAATCGGCCGGGATCGCGCTGGCGCGCGGGCTCACCGCGACGATCGACCGCACCGCGGGCGGACTCGTGGTGGACGTGTTCACCGGAACGCGGCACGACGTCCGGTTTTCCCCGCTGCCGAAGGGATTCCGGTACGACAGGTGGCACGTGCTCAGCGCCGAGGTCTCGGGCGACCGGACGCTCGTTTCGGTCGGCGAGGGGGCGCTGGGAGACCCGATCGTCGCGCAGGAGCGCCGTGCGCCCGCGATACCGCCGGGCCGGTTCGCCCTGACGGCACGGGGCGACGCCGAGTTCGACAACGTCACCGCGGCACGTGCGGCGCGTCCGGTGCGCGAAACCGAGGCACCGCCCCGCGTCGGCCGGTTCGACGCCCGGCACTCCGACGAGTTCGACGCGCCGCTCGGCGGGGCGTGGCGCTGGGTCAGGCCGGATCCGGTCGCGATGGCCGCCGACGGCGCGCTGCGGTGGCCGACGCAGGCCGCGGACCTGGTCGGCACCCGCAACGACGCGAGCGTGCTGCTGCGGGACGCGCCGCGCGGCGACTACGTGGTGGAAACGAGGCTGCGCCTCGATCTCGGCACCGACACCGCACGCGACTTCGAGCAGGCCGGGCTCATCGCCTACCGGAACGACGACGATTTCGCGCGGCTGTGCGAGGTCACCATCGGGCCGACCCGCCAGATCGAGTTCGGCAGGGAAATCCCTTACGCGGCCAAGCTTTCCTACGGCGGTATGGCCCTGACCGCGCCGGGTGAGGTGACCTGGCTCCGGCTGGCGCACACCGTCGACCGCGCCACCGGCGAGCACCACTTCCGCGCCGCGTCGAGTACCGACGGCAGCACTTGGCGGTGGGGCGGCACCTGGACGTTCGGCGCGGGCGACGACCCCGGTATCGGGCTCGTGTCGCACGGCGGCGCCACCCCGCCGGCCACCGCGCTGTTCGACTACTTCCGCGTCTACCGCTGA
- a CDS encoding AraC family transcriptional regulator, with protein MDVVSDAIAVMRTGQPSSTRAAIGSPWSLAFAPYDGAGFHVVLRGGCRVFPERGEPVTLGAGDVVLFPRGGGHVLTDTAADAPGQAVPFEQWRPAEPADGATELLCGKYRLDRGRAHPLLAELPDLIAVAAGAGRHPELGSAIGLLGAEVRRERSGAGAVVTALLDVLLVYLLRAWFDEQPARGWTAALTDPVVATALHALHEDPGKPWSVEALAGLAGTSRATLARRFTTLVGRPPMAYLTWWRMNQAARLLRESDLPLTGISTRVGYESSFAFAHAFKRAFGVAPGRYRQAGNAQR; from the coding sequence GTGGACGTGGTCAGTGACGCGATCGCCGTGATGCGCACCGGGCAGCCCTCTTCGACGCGGGCGGCGATCGGCTCGCCGTGGAGCCTGGCGTTCGCGCCCTACGACGGCGCCGGGTTCCACGTCGTGCTCCGCGGCGGCTGCCGGGTGTTCCCCGAACGCGGCGAACCGGTGACCCTCGGGGCCGGTGATGTCGTGCTGTTTCCCCGAGGCGGCGGGCACGTGCTGACCGACACCGCGGCCGACGCGCCGGGACAAGCGGTGCCGTTCGAGCAGTGGCGGCCCGCCGAGCCCGCCGACGGCGCGACGGAACTCCTGTGCGGCAAGTACCGGCTCGACCGGGGCAGGGCGCACCCGCTGCTGGCCGAGCTGCCGGACCTGATCGCCGTGGCGGCGGGTGCCGGGCGGCATCCCGAACTCGGCTCCGCGATCGGGCTGCTCGGCGCGGAGGTGCGGCGGGAGCGGTCCGGTGCGGGCGCGGTCGTCACCGCGCTGCTCGACGTGCTGCTGGTGTACCTGCTCCGCGCGTGGTTCGACGAGCAGCCCGCGCGTGGCTGGACGGCGGCGCTGACCGACCCGGTGGTGGCCACCGCGTTGCACGCCCTGCACGAAGACCCGGGAAAGCCGTGGAGCGTCGAAGCGTTGGCAGGGCTCGCGGGAACCTCGCGCGCGACGCTCGCACGGCGCTTCACCACGCTCGTCGGCCGCCCGCCGATGGCTTATCTGACGTGGTGGCGGATGAACCAGGCGGCACGGCTCCTGCGCGAATCCGACCTGCCGCTCACCGGGATCTCCACGCGCGTCGGCTACGAGTCCTCCTTCGCCTTCGCGCACGCGTTCAAACGCGCGTTCGGGGTCGCGCCGGGCCGGTACCGGCAGGCGGGAAACGCTCAGCGGTAG
- a CDS encoding response regulator — translation MTVRVLVADDQVLIRSGLVAILRTAPGVEVVGEAVDGVRAVAMVAELGPDVVLMDMKMPKLDGIGATRKILADSPGTRVVMLTAFDLPEYVYTALGDGASGFLLKDTPPEGIIAAVFSVVAGDTLISPSVTRRLVEAYAQSHVANACARIQLHDLTPRETEVLRLVAAGYTNGEIAERLLLSEATVKTHIKHTLSKLGLNSRAQAVVAAYESGLVVPANGAGGVIPRHSAVSPRS, via the coding sequence ATGACCGTCCGCGTACTGGTGGCCGACGACCAGGTGCTGATCCGCTCCGGCCTCGTCGCGATCCTGCGAACCGCGCCGGGCGTCGAGGTGGTCGGCGAGGCCGTCGACGGCGTGCGCGCCGTCGCGATGGTCGCGGAACTCGGCCCGGACGTGGTGCTGATGGACATGAAGATGCCCAAGCTCGACGGCATCGGCGCCACCCGGAAGATCCTCGCGGACAGCCCCGGTACGCGCGTCGTCATGCTGACGGCGTTCGACCTGCCCGAATACGTGTACACCGCGCTGGGGGACGGTGCGTCGGGGTTTCTGCTGAAGGACACGCCGCCGGAGGGGATCATCGCCGCGGTGTTCTCGGTCGTCGCCGGTGACACGCTGATTTCCCCGAGCGTGACCCGGCGGCTCGTCGAGGCGTACGCGCAGAGCCACGTGGCGAACGCGTGCGCGCGGATCCAGTTGCACGACCTGACACCCCGGGAAACCGAAGTGCTCCGGCTCGTCGCGGCCGGGTACACCAACGGCGAGATAGCGGAACGCCTGCTGTTGAGCGAAGCCACGGTCAAGACGCACATCAAGCACACGTTGTCGAAGCTCGGGCTGAACAGCCGCGCGCAAGCCGTGGTCGCCGCGTACGAAAGCGGTCTTGTCGTCCCGGCGAACGGTGCCGGTGGTGTCATTCCGCGGCACAGCGCGGTTTCCCCGCGTTCGTGA